From one Pseudomonas sp. B21-048 genomic stretch:
- a CDS encoding GAF domain-containing protein, with amino-acid sequence MIDLQKSGQGLEGYGMLWAQLESLLADERDFIANAAQFSAFLFNQLDDLNWAGFYLNRNEELVLGPFQGQIACVRIPFGRGVCGAAAATLQTQRVENVHAFPGHIACDSASNSELVVPLVKDGRLIGVLDLDSPKLARFTPDDQAGIEQLAAIFLRLTDC; translated from the coding sequence ATGATTGATTTGCAAAAAAGCGGCCAAGGCCTCGAGGGCTATGGCATGTTGTGGGCACAACTGGAATCGCTGCTGGCGGACGAGCGTGATTTCATCGCCAACGCCGCGCAGTTTTCAGCGTTTCTGTTCAACCAGCTCGACGATCTGAACTGGGCGGGTTTCTACCTTAATCGCAACGAAGAACTGGTGCTTGGTCCGTTTCAGGGGCAAATTGCTTGTGTACGGATTCCATTCGGTCGCGGTGTGTGCGGGGCGGCGGCGGCCACCTTGCAGACCCAACGGGTCGAAAATGTACACGCATTCCCCGGGCACATCGCCTGCGACAGTGCCTCGAACAGTGAACTGGTGGTGCCACTGGTCAAGGACGGTCGACTGATCGGCGTGCTGGACCTCGACAGCCCGAAGCTCGCGCGTTTTACCCCTGACGATCAGGCCGGTATCGAGCAACTGGCGGCGATTTTCCTGCGCCTGACCGACTGCTGA
- a CDS encoding transporter substrate-binding domain-containing protein — protein MLSHFKDYLILMAAGLCLSTSVLAAQTASEHYTLLSRSTAGLTDVQLDTSQRQWIKNKRELILGTSAPDYPPFDLTLSGQDYEGFTADYAGILGKAIGLPVKVQRFASRGAAIEALEKGQVDMLGTANGFEANNADIALSKPYAVDQPVLVTREGETRSLTDGLAGMRLSMVYHYLPLDEVRALYPNAIITSYPSYQNAINAVAFGQADVFLGDTISTHYMINKGYLNNIRMANFGKHEAHGFSFAVQKNNPDLLGIINAVLKATPTSERENIAKRWSAGSDILLTDQKLQLSYHEERWLARHPVVRVVVNEALAPLTFFDGNGNFRGVTADLLELIRLRTGLRFEIQRSRSDDEMIEQINNHQADLIAALLPSIQRETTLNFSRPYLENSFVLLTRKAADSPTNLTQLQDKRLAIAQGNPLVDYLRSEFPRINLIETPDTFSAVELLADGQVEGAVNSLVIANYFISSRIFEQSLQISTTIGTRQAAFSLATGRDAKELNAILDKALLSIAPEELGVINNRWRGYSAASQSTWRNYHRVFYQIVISVGVLLLISIAWNAYMRRQIKQRQTAKERADEANRAKSTFLATMSHEIRTPMNAIIGMLELTLKRIDHNHPDRPAIDVAYHSAKDLLELIGDILDIARIESGRLSLSPERVNLAETVASVVRIFDGLAQQKNLGLQLEFSPAKPAADILLDPMRFKQVLSNLISNAIKFTQQGQVRISVALQPTDKPDRVHLQLLVEDSGAGISEQDQQRLFEPFAQADNSGQLSRGGAGLGLVISRHLCEMMGGSLSLSSQPGIGTQVRVSLLLATLPTEWMPEPIEPPIHPSSAPLNVLVVDDHPANRLLMCQQLEFLGHRFTIAAEGKAGFEAWKNQPFDLVIADCNMPIMNGYDMARAIRQHEQHIQRPPCTVLGFTANAQPEERQRCKLAGMDDCLFKPLSLTALSQWVEGITPMVREPAFSLEGLHLLTGGNPTLNQRLLTELLNSNRLDRQALLALSESKDRQSLLDLAHKIKGAARIAQACRLIDSCEALEQACSNRFHHDEVVDCSKSMEHAMLELEQALQQQMARHDKSRMKEH, from the coding sequence ATGCTCAGCCATTTCAAGGATTATCTAATACTCATGGCCGCGGGATTATGCCTGAGCACCTCGGTTCTCGCGGCTCAGACGGCCAGCGAGCACTACACCCTGCTCAGTCGCTCCACGGCTGGGCTCACGGACGTCCAACTGGATACCTCACAACGACAATGGATTAAAAACAAACGTGAATTGATTCTGGGTACATCGGCTCCGGATTATCCTCCTTTCGACCTGACCCTCAGTGGCCAGGACTATGAAGGCTTCACTGCCGATTACGCAGGCATTCTCGGCAAGGCTATAGGGTTGCCGGTCAAGGTCCAGCGCTTCGCTTCCCGAGGAGCCGCGATCGAGGCGCTGGAAAAAGGCCAGGTCGATATGCTCGGCACCGCCAATGGCTTCGAGGCCAACAATGCCGACATCGCCCTATCCAAGCCTTATGCGGTGGATCAACCCGTCTTGGTGACACGAGAAGGAGAAACCCGTTCGCTGACCGATGGACTTGCCGGCATGCGGCTTAGCATGGTGTATCACTATCTGCCGCTGGACGAGGTCAGAGCGCTTTATCCGAACGCAATCATCACCTCCTACCCCTCCTATCAGAATGCAATCAATGCAGTTGCCTTCGGCCAGGCCGATGTTTTTCTCGGTGACACCATTTCAACTCATTACATGATCAACAAGGGGTACCTGAACAACATCCGCATGGCCAACTTCGGTAAACATGAAGCGCATGGTTTCAGTTTTGCCGTGCAGAAGAACAACCCGGATCTGCTCGGGATCATTAACGCAGTACTCAAAGCCACCCCCACCAGCGAGCGAGAAAACATCGCCAAACGCTGGAGTGCCGGCAGTGACATACTTCTCACCGATCAAAAATTGCAACTCAGCTATCACGAAGAACGCTGGCTGGCACGACATCCGGTTGTGCGCGTCGTGGTCAATGAAGCGCTTGCGCCACTGACGTTTTTCGACGGCAATGGTAACTTTCGGGGTGTCACCGCTGACCTGCTTGAACTGATCAGATTGCGCACCGGATTGCGTTTCGAAATCCAGCGCAGCCGAAGCGATGACGAGATGATCGAGCAGATCAATAACCATCAAGCCGACCTGATCGCCGCTCTCCTCCCCAGCATCCAGCGTGAAACGACGTTGAACTTCAGCCGTCCCTATCTGGAAAATTCCTTTGTACTGCTGACGCGCAAAGCGGCCGACAGCCCGACAAACCTCACGCAATTGCAGGATAAACGCCTGGCAATCGCCCAAGGCAATCCACTGGTGGATTACCTGCGCAGCGAATTCCCGCGGATCAACCTGATTGAAACCCCGGACACGTTCAGCGCCGTGGAATTGCTCGCCGATGGCCAGGTGGAAGGTGCGGTGAACTCACTGGTGATCGCCAACTATTTCATCTCGTCGCGGATCTTCGAACAGTCACTTCAGATCAGTACCACCATCGGCACCCGACAGGCAGCGTTTTCCCTGGCGACCGGGCGCGACGCCAAAGAACTGAATGCCATTCTCGACAAGGCACTGCTGAGCATCGCACCGGAAGAACTGGGCGTTATCAATAACCGCTGGCGTGGCTATTCAGCGGCCTCGCAAAGTACCTGGCGCAACTATCACCGAGTGTTCTATCAAATTGTTATCAGCGTCGGCGTGTTGCTGCTGATCTCCATTGCCTGGAACGCTTACATGCGTCGTCAGATAAAACAGCGACAGACGGCGAAAGAGCGTGCCGATGAAGCCAATCGAGCCAAAAGTACCTTTCTGGCGACGATGAGCCATGAGATCCGCACGCCCATGAATGCAATCATCGGTATGCTCGAACTGACGCTCAAACGTATCGATCACAACCACCCGGATCGGCCGGCCATCGACGTGGCTTACCACTCGGCGAAAGATCTGCTGGAACTGATCGGGGACATTCTCGATATTGCGCGCATCGAATCCGGACGTCTGAGCCTGAGCCCGGAGCGCGTCAATCTGGCTGAAACCGTAGCCTCGGTGGTGCGGATCTTCGATGGGCTAGCCCAGCAAAAGAATCTCGGGTTGCAACTGGAATTCAGCCCTGCCAAACCGGCGGCCGATATTCTGTTGGACCCTATGCGCTTCAAGCAGGTGCTGTCCAACCTCATCAGCAATGCCATCAAGTTTACGCAACAGGGCCAGGTCAGGATCAGCGTCGCCTTGCAGCCGACCGACAAACCCGACCGGGTCCATCTGCAATTGCTGGTTGAAGACAGTGGCGCAGGGATCAGCGAGCAGGATCAACAGCGGCTATTCGAACCATTTGCCCAAGCCGACAACTCCGGCCAGTTATCCAGAGGCGGAGCAGGTCTGGGCCTGGTGATCAGCCGCCATCTGTGCGAAATGATGGGCGGCAGTCTGAGCTTGAGCAGTCAGCCGGGGATTGGCACTCAAGTCCGGGTTTCGCTGCTTCTGGCAACCCTGCCGACGGAATGGATGCCGGAACCCATCGAGCCGCCAATTCACCCGAGCTCTGCCCCCTTGAACGTTCTGGTTGTCGATGATCACCCGGCCAATCGTCTACTCATGTGTCAGCAACTGGAGTTTCTAGGGCATAGGTTCACTATCGCAGCGGAGGGCAAAGCGGGGTTCGAGGCATGGAAAAATCAACCATTCGATCTGGTGATCGCCGATTGCAACATGCCCATCATGAATGGATATGACATGGCCCGGGCCATTCGCCAACATGAACAGCACATACAGCGCCCTCCCTGTACCGTGCTGGGTTTTACCGCCAATGCACAGCCTGAAGAAAGACAACGCTGCAAACTGGCCGGAATGGACGATTGCCTGTTCAAACCCCTCAGCCTGACGGCCTTGAGCCAATGGGTCGAAGGCATCACGCCGATGGTCCGCGAACCGGCCTTCAGCCTGGAGGGGCTGCACCTGTTGACCGGTGGCAACCCGACGCTGAATCAGCGACTGTTGACCGAACTGCTGAATAGCAACCGCCTGGACCGGCAAGCGCTCCTGGCGTTATCCGAATCAAAGGACCGGCAGTCACTTCTCGACCTCGCTCACAAAATCAAGGGTGCCGCCAGAATTGCCCAGGCCTGCCGATTGATCGACAGCTGCGAGGCGCTCGAACAGGCCTGCAGTAACAGATTCCACCACGATGAAGTGGTCGATTGCAGCAAGTCCATGGAGCACGCCATGCTCGAACTGGAGCAGGCATTGCAACAACAGATGGCACGCCACGACAAAAGCCGGATGAAGGAGCACTAA
- a CDS encoding phage holin family protein — protein MAIGEPGPSATGTGSSPRRLGAAFLGLLHSHVELFGIELQEQKARTVSLLLFAGLTLVFALLLLVGLSTLVLILFWDTYRLAAIIGLCVFYTLAALFCAMRLRAAIFDESSPFHGTLEELANDRERLLP, from the coding sequence ATGGCAATCGGCGAACCCGGCCCGTCCGCGACGGGCACCGGCTCATCACCGCGACGCCTCGGCGCCGCATTTCTTGGACTGCTGCACAGTCATGTCGAACTGTTCGGCATTGAATTGCAGGAACAAAAAGCACGCACCGTCAGCCTGTTGCTGTTTGCAGGCCTGACGCTGGTCTTTGCCTTGTTATTGCTGGTGGGCTTGTCGACGCTGGTGTTGATCCTGTTTTGGGACACCTATCGTCTGGCAGCAATCATCGGCCTCTGTGTGTTCTATACCCTCGCAGCGTTGTTCTGTGCGATGCGCTTGAGAGCAGCGATTTTCGATGAATCCTCGCCCTTCCATGGCACCCTGGAAGAGTTGGCCAATGATCGGGAGCGTCTGTTGCCATGA
- a CDS encoding ammonium transporter, translating to MENLQSAVDSLVHSSNTLFILIGAVMVLAMHAGFAFLEVGTVRQKNQVNALSKILSDFAISTLAYFFIGYWISYGVTFMQPAAVITADHGYGLVKFFFLLTFAAAIPAIISGGIAERARFVPQLCATALIVAFIYPFFEGMIWNGNFGLQAWLLERFGASFHDFAGSVVVHAVGGWLALAAVLLLGPRQGRYRDGKLVAFAPSSIPFLALGSWILIVGWFGFNVMSAQTLQGVSGLVAVNSLMAMVGGTVAALVVGRNDPGFLHNGPLAGLVAICAGSDLMHPVGALVTGAIAGALFVWCFTAAQGKWRIDDVLGVWPLHGLCGVWGGIACGIFGQTALGGLGGVSLISQLIGTSLGVIVALGGGFAVYGAIKTFHGLRLSQEEEYYGADLSVHKIGAVSQD from the coding sequence ATGGAAAATCTGCAAAGTGCTGTGGACAGTCTGGTTCATAGCTCCAACACATTGTTCATCCTTATCGGTGCGGTCATGGTCCTGGCCATGCATGCCGGTTTTGCCTTTCTGGAGGTGGGTACGGTTCGACAAAAGAACCAGGTCAACGCCCTGTCGAAGATCCTCAGCGACTTCGCCATTTCGACCCTGGCCTACTTCTTTATAGGCTATTGGATTTCTTATGGGGTCACTTTCATGCAACCGGCGGCGGTGATTACTGCCGATCATGGCTATGGACTGGTGAAGTTTTTCTTTCTGCTGACCTTTGCTGCGGCAATACCGGCAATCATTTCCGGCGGCATCGCCGAGCGCGCCCGATTCGTCCCGCAGTTGTGTGCGACGGCACTGATCGTGGCGTTTATCTATCCCTTCTTCGAAGGCATGATCTGGAATGGCAATTTTGGTCTGCAAGCCTGGCTGCTGGAACGCTTTGGCGCCAGTTTCCATGACTTCGCAGGCTCCGTGGTGGTTCACGCCGTGGGCGGCTGGCTGGCACTTGCGGCGGTATTGTTGCTCGGACCGAGGCAAGGTCGTTATCGCGATGGAAAGCTGGTGGCGTTCGCGCCGTCGAGCATTCCCTTTCTGGCGTTGGGTTCGTGGATCCTGATAGTCGGCTGGTTCGGCTTCAACGTGATGAGTGCTCAGACGCTGCAAGGGGTCAGTGGGCTGGTGGCAGTGAATTCGTTGATGGCCATGGTTGGCGGCACAGTGGCGGCGTTGGTGGTCGGACGCAATGACCCGGGTTTTCTGCATAACGGCCCGCTGGCCGGACTGGTAGCGATCTGCGCCGGATCGGATCTGATGCACCCGGTGGGCGCATTGGTGACCGGTGCCATCGCCGGAGCTCTGTTTGTCTGGTGCTTTACCGCGGCTCAGGGCAAATGGCGTATCGACGATGTGCTGGGCGTCTGGCCTTTGCATGGACTGTGCGGTGTCTGGGGCGGGATCGCTTGCGGCATCTTCGGTCAAACCGCCTTGGGTGGTTTGGGGGGCGTGAGCCTGATCAGTCAGTTGATCGGCACTTCTCTGGGAGTGATCGTGGCGCTGGGTGGCGGTTTTGCGGTGTATGGCGCGATCAAGACGTTCCATGGTCTGCGCTTGAGCCAGGAAGAGGAGTATTACGGCGCAGACTTGTCGGTGCACAAGATCGGTGCCGTAAGTCAGGATTGA
- a CDS encoding YqjD family protein, with translation MARTTAKTAQEVLMEDFQTLVTDTERLLEHTKSLAGDQADELRQQIHDSLLRARETLRLTEDSVRERGKAAVTATEDYVQANPWQSVGIAAGVGFLIGLLATRR, from the coding sequence ATGGCACGCACCACAGCAAAGACTGCTCAAGAAGTTCTGATGGAAGATTTTCAAACGCTGGTTACCGACACCGAACGGTTGTTGGAACACACCAAATCCCTGGCTGGCGATCAGGCCGACGAGTTGCGCCAGCAGATCCATGACAGTCTGCTGCGCGCGCGCGAAACCCTGAGATTGACCGAAGATTCTGTTCGCGAGCGCGGCAAAGCCGCTGTCACCGCCACGGAAGATTACGTCCAGGCCAACCCATGGCAATCGGTCGGAATCGCGGCTGGCGTGGGTTTCCTGATCGGCCTGCTGGCCACTCGGCGCTGA
- a CDS encoding response regulator, with protein MNSVFIVDDHPVIRLAVRMLLEHEGYKVVGETDNGVDAMQMVRECMPDLIILDISIPKLDGLEVLSRFNAMSTPLKTLVLTAQCPTLFGIRCMQSGASGYVCKQEDLSELMSAIKAVLSGYNYFPSQALNPVRRDDARWADLELFKSVNDRELMVLQLFAQGRTNKEIAKGMFLSNKTVSTYKKRLMQKLKAKSLVELIDMAKRNALV; from the coding sequence ATGAACTCCGTTTTTATTGTCGACGATCACCCTGTCATCCGCCTTGCTGTCCGAATGCTGCTGGAACATGAAGGTTACAAAGTCGTCGGCGAAACTGACAATGGGGTCGATGCAATGCAGATGGTTCGCGAATGCATGCCTGACCTGATTATCCTCGACATCAGCATTCCGAAACTGGATGGGTTGGAAGTGCTCTCTCGCTTCAACGCCATGAGCACACCCCTGAAAACACTGGTACTAACGGCACAATGCCCGACACTTTTCGGTATTCGCTGCATGCAGTCCGGTGCATCGGGCTATGTATGCAAACAAGAAGATCTCAGTGAACTGATGAGTGCGATCAAAGCGGTCTTATCAGGTTACAACTATTTCCCCAGTCAGGCGTTGAACCCCGTCCGTCGCGACGACGCGCGCTGGGCCGACCTGGAATTGTTTAAATCCGTTAACGATCGAGAGCTGATGGTATTACAACTTTTCGCCCAGGGTCGCACCAACAAAGAAATTGCCAAGGGTATGTTTCTCAGCAACAAGACCGTCAGCACTTATAAAAAACGGCTCATGCAAAAACTTAAAGCCAAATCCCTGGTTGAACTCATCGACATGGCAAAACGTAATGCGTTAGTGTGA
- a CDS encoding deoxyguanosinetriphosphate triphosphohydrolase, with product MDWQTLLTRERLGKPVHSPEELGRSPFHKDHDRIIFSGAFRRLGRKTQVHPVSSNDHIHTRLTHSLEVSCVGRSLGMRVGETIRSALPDWCEPSDLGMVVQSACLAHDIGNPPFGHSGEDAIRHWFQQAAGRGWLDAMSEAERDDFLNFEGNAQGFRVLTQLEYHQFEGGTRLTYATLGTYLKYPWTARHADSLGYKKHKFGCYQSELPLLEQIAYKLGLPQLEEQRWARHPLVYLMEAADDICYALIDLEDGLEMELLEYAEVESLLLDLVGDDLPETYRQLGPQDSRRRKLAILRGKAIEHLTNAAARAFVEQQDALLAGTLPGDLVEHMHGPAKRCVLNAKDMARKKIFQDKRKTLHEIGAYTTLEILLNAFCGAALEQHNGRTPSFKNRRILDLLGNNAPDPHGPLHTSFLRMIDFIAGMTDSYAGEMALEMTGRSSHG from the coding sequence TTGGATTGGCAAACCCTGCTTACCCGCGAACGCCTCGGAAAGCCTGTGCACAGCCCGGAAGAACTCGGCCGCAGCCCTTTCCATAAAGACCACGACCGCATCATTTTCTCGGGCGCGTTTCGCCGTCTCGGGCGCAAGACCCAAGTTCATCCAGTTTCCAGCAACGATCACATCCACACGCGCCTGACCCACTCGCTGGAGGTCAGCTGTGTCGGCCGCTCGCTGGGCATGCGCGTCGGTGAAACCATCCGCAGCGCCCTGCCCGACTGGTGCGAACCAAGCGACTTGGGAATGGTGGTGCAATCGGCCTGCCTGGCCCATGACATTGGTAATCCGCCTTTCGGTCATTCCGGCGAGGACGCCATTCGCCACTGGTTCCAGCAAGCCGCAGGTCGTGGCTGGCTGGATGCGATGAGCGAAGCCGAACGCGATGACTTCCTCAATTTTGAAGGCAATGCTCAAGGTTTCCGGGTGCTCACCCAACTTGAATACCACCAGTTCGAAGGGGGGACCCGGCTGACCTACGCCACGCTGGGCACCTACCTGAAATACCCCTGGACGGCTCGGCATGCCGACTCATTGGGCTACAAGAAGCACAAGTTCGGCTGCTATCAAAGCGAACTGCCTCTGCTGGAGCAGATCGCTTATAAACTCGGTCTGCCCCAGCTGGAAGAACAACGCTGGGCGCGTCATCCGCTGGTGTACCTGATGGAGGCCGCCGACGACATCTGCTACGCGCTGATCGATCTGGAAGATGGTCTGGAGATGGAGCTGTTGGAGTACGCCGAAGTCGAGTCCCTGTTGCTGGACCTGGTGGGCGACGACCTCCCTGAAACCTATCGCCAGCTCGGTCCACAGGATTCACGTCGGCGCAAACTGGCAATCCTGCGGGGCAAAGCCATCGAACACCTGACCAATGCAGCAGCCCGAGCGTTCGTCGAGCAACAGGACGCGCTGCTGGCTGGCACACTGCCGGGAGACCTGGTGGAACACATGCATGGCCCCGCCAAACGCTGCGTCTTGAACGCCAAGGACATGGCGCGCAAAAAAATCTTCCAGGACAAGCGCAAGACGCTCCACGAAATAGGGGCCTACACGACGCTGGAAATCCTGCTCAATGCCTTTTGCGGCGCGGCACTTGAGCAGCACAATGGCCGTACGCCATCCTTTAAGAACCGCCGCATACTCGATCTGTTGGGCAACAATGCGCCCGATCCTCATGGCCCTTTACACACCTCCTTCTTGCGCATGATTGATTTCATCGCTGGCATGACCGACAGCTATGCCGGTGAAATGGCGCTGGAAATGACCGGTCGTTCAAGCCACGGATAG
- a CDS encoding monovalent cation:proton antiporter-2 (CPA2) family protein, translating into MFANLLIIFTASLVVIALFQRLRLPPVLGYLCVGLMIGPTAFNWVNESEELPDLAELGVVFLLFSLGLEFSLSKMLALRQVVFGLGSLQVLGSGIVLGVLLVLFGMPTTPALLLGTGLALSSTAIVSKELSSLGEIYSSHGQNAIAVLLFQDVVAVLLLTLVPVFAGTSDQAWYWALPLTLGKTLMLFIGLLLVSRWLLPRLFHEVAASRSAELFVLLALVIVLLTAWLTHLLGLSPALGAFLAGMLLGESHYRHQIEADIRPFRDILLGVFFVSIGMLIDLRLFVSHGLPILGLTLGLLLIKGTVVALLVKWRGSDGETAWRSGLALAQGGEFCFALMAQMQQNKLMPADLGGLLLAATFCSMLATPLLLRAAPHIATRLHRKPNEEAELEEISALNAGLHNHVVICGYGRVGQSIGRFLRHVHQSYIALDTDPVRVQEAAVNESCVHYGDSRRGELLVAIGLERARLLVVAVDKTDIALLILKEARRFNPNVPILVRTRDDSQLAELKAAGASEVVPELLESSLMLASHALIMLGIPGQQVQDRVDQVRHDRYRLLHGFYPGADDEEQ; encoded by the coding sequence GTGTTCGCCAATCTGTTGATCATCTTCACCGCCTCTCTGGTGGTGATTGCCCTATTCCAGCGCCTGCGCTTGCCACCGGTACTGGGCTACCTGTGCGTGGGGCTGATGATTGGGCCGACAGCGTTCAACTGGGTGAATGAAAGCGAAGAGTTACCCGACCTTGCCGAGTTGGGCGTGGTGTTCTTGCTGTTCTCCCTCGGGCTTGAGTTTTCCCTGTCGAAAATGCTCGCCCTGCGCCAGGTGGTATTTGGCCTGGGCAGCCTGCAAGTCCTGGGTTCCGGGATTGTGCTGGGAGTTTTGCTGGTGCTGTTCGGCATGCCGACCACGCCTGCACTGTTACTCGGTACCGGTTTGGCGCTGTCGTCCACCGCCATTGTCAGCAAGGAGTTGAGCAGTCTCGGTGAGATTTATAGTAGTCACGGTCAGAATGCCATTGCCGTGCTGCTGTTCCAGGACGTGGTCGCGGTGTTGCTGCTGACCCTGGTGCCGGTGTTCGCCGGTACCAGCGATCAGGCCTGGTATTGGGCGCTGCCGTTGACGCTGGGCAAGACCCTGATGCTGTTTATCGGTTTGCTGCTGGTCAGTCGCTGGCTTCTGCCACGGCTGTTCCATGAAGTCGCCGCATCACGGTCCGCTGAGCTGTTCGTGCTGTTGGCGCTGGTGATCGTTCTGCTGACGGCCTGGCTGACTCACCTTCTCGGCCTCTCCCCTGCCCTGGGCGCGTTTCTCGCCGGTATGTTGTTGGGAGAAAGCCATTACCGACATCAGATCGAGGCAGACATCCGTCCGTTCCGGGACATTCTGCTCGGGGTGTTCTTTGTCAGTATCGGCATGCTGATCGACTTGCGGCTGTTCGTCAGCCACGGCCTGCCGATTCTCGGTCTGACGCTGGGGTTGCTGCTGATCAAAGGCACTGTGGTCGCGCTGCTGGTCAAATGGCGCGGCAGCGATGGCGAAACCGCCTGGCGCAGCGGTCTGGCGTTGGCTCAGGGAGGTGAATTCTGCTTTGCCCTGATGGCGCAGATGCAGCAGAACAAACTGATGCCCGCCGATCTTGGTGGCCTGCTGTTGGCCGCCACTTTCTGCTCGATGCTGGCGACGCCTTTACTGCTGCGCGCCGCTCCCCACATCGCCACCCGCCTGCACCGCAAGCCCAACGAAGAAGCCGAACTCGAAGAAATCAGCGCGCTCAACGCAGGCTTGCACAATCACGTAGTGATTTGTGGCTATGGTCGCGTAGGTCAGTCCATCGGGCGCTTCCTGCGTCATGTTCATCAATCCTATATAGCGCTGGACACCGACCCGGTTCGGGTTCAGGAAGCAGCCGTCAATGAAAGCTGTGTTCATTACGGCGATTCACGTCGCGGCGAACTGCTGGTTGCGATAGGGCTGGAACGCGCCAGGCTGCTGGTGGTTGCCGTGGACAAAACGGACATCGCGCTGTTGATACTCAAGGAGGCACGCCGGTTCAACCCGAACGTGCCGATCCTGGTGCGCACACGGGACGACAGTCAGTTGGCCGAGTTGAAGGCGGCCGGTGCCAGCGAAGTCGTCCCCGAGTTGCTGGAGTCGAGCCTGATGCTCGCCTCCCACGCACTGATCATGCTGGGCATACCCGGCCAGCAGGTGCAAGACCGGGTTGACCAGGTACGGCATGACCGCTATCGCCTGCTACACGGTTTTTACCCTGGCGCTGACGATGAGGAACAGTAA
- a CDS encoding ATP-binding protein, which produces MDSRLNAFLERADAVLARIEPLLPAPRQAIDWTHCLAARWQREGRSGFLLPLQVSLDTRLSDLIGVDRQLEQLGRNTRQFLDGMPANHALLWGSRGTGKSSLVRALLSEHAKSGLRLIEIERDHLADLPRVVEQIAKLPQRFVLFCDDLSFESGEGDYRVLKSVLDGSLEQAPDNVLLYATSNRRHLVPEKESDNENWKRVDGELHPSEAVEDKIALSDRFGLWLSFYPFTQEHFLNVVEHWIGQLADKAGLEWQRDEALDILAVRWATGRGNRNGRCAYQFARYWVGLKLLEHKA; this is translated from the coding sequence GTGGATTCCCGATTGAATGCTTTTCTTGAACGCGCCGATGCCGTTCTGGCCCGTATCGAACCGCTGTTGCCTGCCCCTCGGCAAGCCATCGACTGGACACACTGCCTGGCCGCGCGCTGGCAGCGCGAGGGACGCAGCGGTTTTCTGTTGCCGCTGCAAGTCAGCCTCGACACGCGTTTGTCCGACCTGATCGGCGTTGACCGGCAACTGGAGCAACTGGGCCGCAACACCCGACAGTTCCTCGACGGCATGCCGGCCAACCACGCCTTGCTCTGGGGCTCGCGTGGCACTGGTAAATCTTCGCTGGTGCGCGCCTTGCTGTCGGAACACGCCAAGAGCGGCCTGCGGCTGATCGAGATCGAACGCGATCACTTGGCGGACTTGCCGCGCGTGGTCGAGCAGATCGCCAAGTTGCCGCAGCGCTTTGTGCTGTTCTGCGATGACCTGTCGTTCGAATCGGGCGAGGGCGATTACCGCGTGCTCAAGAGCGTTCTTGATGGTTCGCTCGAACAGGCGCCAGACAACGTTCTGCTGTATGCCACCTCCAACCGTCGCCATCTGGTGCCGGAGAAGGAAAGCGATAACGAAAACTGGAAAAGGGTCGATGGCGAACTTCATCCCAGTGAGGCGGTAGAAGACAAGATCGCGCTGTCGGACCGTTTTGGTCTGTGGCTGTCGTTCTATCCATTTACTCAGGAGCATTTCCTCAACGTCGTCGAACACTGGATCGGCCAATTGGCTGACAAGGCCGGCCTTGAGTGGCAGCGTGATGAAGCGCTGGACATCCTCGCGGTGCGCTGGGCCACAGGCCGGGGCAATCGCAATGGGCGTTGCGCGTATCAATTTGCCCGCTATTGGGTCGGGCTGAAGCTGTTGGAGCACAAGGCATGA
- a CDS encoding response regulator: MKIPTYKYDWRILLVEDHPFQLRATQYLLESYGFTQLTATDSAKGALQQMLKAAQPFDILLCDQCLPDLPGLDLIEYASHRGMIRQAILLSCLTSLELDELKVMACEHGLPLLGYLIKPLKQSDLINLLSLASP; the protein is encoded by the coding sequence ATGAAAATCCCTACGTATAAATATGATTGGCGCATCTTGTTGGTGGAAGATCATCCCTTTCAGCTAAGAGCAACTCAATACCTGCTCGAAAGTTATGGCTTCACCCAACTGACTGCCACTGACAGCGCCAAAGGCGCCTTGCAACAAATGCTCAAGGCTGCGCAACCGTTCGATATTCTTCTGTGCGACCAATGCTTGCCAGACCTTCCAGGCCTCGACTTGATCGAATACGCCAGTCACCGGGGAATGATCAGACAGGCAATACTTCTGAGCTGCCTGACATCCCTCGAACTTGATGAACTTAAAGTCATGGCCTGCGAACATGGACTGCCCTTGCTCGGTTATTTGATCAAGCCATTGAAACAATCAGACTTGATAAACTTGTTATCCTTGGCCTCACCCTAA